A region from the Streptomyces sp. 3214.6 genome encodes:
- a CDS encoding S1 family peptidase, whose amino-acid sequence MRKPLVAAIFALAVAGAGAVPAVAAPVGVKPAAKAAEPTLQAVSLAGTVALSNCSGSLVRFPNSVDTDPALVLSNGHCSSLMDPGVVITNRPANRPFSLLDSSGAQVATLKAEKLAYGTMTDTDVAIYQLTTTYAAIKSSYGVSALTVRDTHPTVGTAVTVASGSWKMLFDCNVDGFVHQLKEGKWTWKDSVRYTSACQTGGGTSGSPVIDQSTGEIVAVHNTGNEDGASCTVDNPCEVDPSGNVTVRKGINYGQQTYQIPACFTTGNQLDLNAAGCTLPKP is encoded by the coding sequence GTGAGAAAGCCTCTCGTCGCCGCGATCTTCGCTCTGGCCGTCGCCGGGGCGGGCGCGGTGCCCGCGGTCGCGGCGCCCGTCGGCGTCAAGCCCGCGGCCAAGGCGGCCGAGCCGACGCTCCAGGCCGTCAGCCTCGCCGGCACGGTGGCGCTCAGCAACTGCTCCGGCTCGCTCGTCCGCTTCCCGAACTCCGTGGACACCGACCCGGCGCTGGTGCTCTCCAACGGACACTGCAGCAGCCTTATGGACCCGGGGGTGGTCATCACCAACCGGCCGGCCAACCGGCCGTTCAGCCTGCTCGACTCATCAGGCGCCCAGGTCGCCACGCTGAAGGCCGAGAAGCTCGCGTACGGGACGATGACCGACACGGACGTGGCGATCTACCAGCTCACCACCACCTACGCGGCGATCAAGAGCTCGTACGGGGTGTCGGCGCTGACCGTGCGGGACACACACCCGACCGTCGGTACCGCCGTAACCGTGGCGTCCGGCAGCTGGAAGATGCTCTTTGACTGCAACGTCGACGGGTTCGTCCACCAGCTCAAGGAGGGCAAGTGGACCTGGAAGGACTCGGTCCGCTACACCTCCGCCTGCCAGACCGGCGGCGGCACCTCCGGCTCTCCGGTGATCGACCAGTCCACCGGTGAGATCGTCGCCGTCCACAACACCGGTAACGAGGACGGCGCCTCCTGCACGGTGGACAACCCCTGCGAGGTGGACCCGAGTGGCAACGTCACCGTTCGCAAGGGCATCAACTACGGCCAGCAGACCTACCAGATCCCGGCCTGCTTCACGACCGGCAACCAGCTGGACCTGAACGCCGCCGGGTGCACGCTGCCGAAGCCGTAG
- a CDS encoding BTAD domain-containing putative transcriptional regulator has product MPEQLGAWLRGRRAQLGLSQPQLAELAGVSTRTIREIERGRARSPRSPSVLRLMEVLGQDSAPEPGDERRLRLDVLGPLLLQVAGRPAEPGAVKQSALLALLGLHPGTAVSQDEIVDTLWDGRPPASSSNMVHTYVARLRRLLTPATHPEDPPGGVLRRTRTGYVLDLDEQDSDAARFTVLASRALPCLADDGGEPADRAEAYARAEAALRLWRGPVLQGMAPGLREHPSAVGLTRLRLSLVQAYADSALAAGTTENAVHELRRTADLEPLHEGVHARLLLALAASGEQAAALSLYTALRDRLDDQLGVRPGPELTDAHLRILRMDVPRAATSRPQVQAQAQAQAQAQAPAPAAPPIAPALLPYDAAFFTGRDDHLARLDALLPASGEGPGGGSGVCALTGAGGAGKTALAVHWAHRVRDRFPDGQLFVDLRGHSPEGPVRPVEALTRFLLALGVAAEAIPGTPETAADLYRTLAAERRMLVVLDNAADAEQVRPLLPGGPGCLVLVTSRDRLAGLAARDGARRIGVDVLSPAESRLLLHRTLGAARVDADPWAAAELAHACGHLPLALRIAAANLDHTPWRTLEEQVAELRDGDRLTALSVTGDETTAVRGAFDLSYHALDAPVRRMFRLLALVPGPETGLDAAAAVAGLAPAEAAALLERLTAAHLLREHRAGRYRRHDLVALYAAERLRLEETAEDRHAASDALYTWLLNATGHCAQLLYPGQAPLPPTGTSGPDGGTHGDGGGDGDGGAGRGNAVPPPRIPDAAAAIRWLDDELPNLAAAVQQAAAECHPASWRLAYTLVGHSWTRKIAVDWAALGRAALDAARAADEPVAQAAMHNLLGAANLHQSLPYAAIPHFEQTLALAEAGGWLEGTAVALTNLASVNWLVGRLTRGAEYLERATEIDRRNGMPDGHPVVLLTLGITLRDLGRLTESLDRLRRAERAPRNLDSQHNRILTHANLGRTLYLLGDPARAAHHLTTALTMVRESGEQGSEAYVLRFQSSVHRDAGDLTTALDMATTATRLFDQDGEEHYRADARIALGSVLLALGRPGEADVVYREALKLAEERGADELRARALLGLAAVTNHPDREQISRALDIARGTDHLMVQGEALTALARAELLHGEAATAAARAHEALAVHRGTGWRRALAESLDILGRAVAATGEEDPALYRKEAQDIFRALGMTSHQG; this is encoded by the coding sequence ATGCCTGAGCAGTTGGGGGCCTGGCTCCGTGGCCGTCGGGCGCAGCTGGGTCTGAGTCAGCCGCAGCTCGCCGAACTCGCCGGGGTCAGCACCCGCACCATCCGCGAGATCGAGCGGGGCCGGGCGCGCTCACCGCGCAGCCCGTCGGTGCTCAGGCTCATGGAGGTACTGGGACAGGACAGCGCGCCGGAACCCGGCGACGAACGGCGGCTCCGGCTCGACGTCCTCGGTCCCCTCCTGCTCCAGGTGGCCGGCCGGCCCGCCGAACCCGGCGCGGTGAAACAGAGCGCTCTGCTGGCCCTGCTCGGTCTGCACCCGGGCACCGCCGTGTCGCAGGACGAGATCGTCGACACCCTGTGGGACGGCCGACCCCCGGCCAGCTCCTCGAACATGGTCCACACCTACGTGGCCCGGCTGCGCCGGCTGCTCACCCCGGCGACACACCCCGAGGACCCGCCCGGCGGCGTACTGCGCCGGACCCGGACCGGCTACGTACTGGACCTGGACGAACAGGACTCGGACGCGGCGCGGTTCACCGTCCTGGCCTCGCGCGCCCTGCCCTGCCTCGCCGACGACGGGGGCGAGCCCGCCGACCGGGCCGAGGCGTACGCGCGGGCCGAGGCCGCCCTGCGGCTGTGGCGCGGCCCCGTCCTCCAGGGCATGGCGCCGGGGTTGCGCGAGCACCCCTCCGCCGTGGGCCTGACCCGGCTGCGTCTGTCCCTGGTCCAGGCGTACGCGGACAGCGCCCTGGCCGCCGGTACGACGGAGAACGCCGTCCACGAACTGCGCCGGACCGCCGACCTGGAGCCACTGCACGAAGGGGTCCACGCCCGGCTGCTGCTCGCGCTCGCGGCCTCGGGCGAGCAGGCCGCCGCCCTGAGCCTGTACACGGCGTTGCGGGACCGTCTGGACGACCAGCTCGGCGTCCGCCCGGGTCCGGAGCTGACCGACGCCCATCTGCGGATCCTGCGCATGGACGTACCGCGCGCCGCCACCTCCCGGCCGCAGGTCCAGGCCCAGGCCCAGGCGCAGGCCCAGGCCCAGGCACCGGCACCCGCCGCCCCGCCGATCGCCCCCGCGCTGCTGCCCTACGACGCCGCGTTCTTCACCGGACGCGACGATCACCTGGCCCGGCTGGACGCCCTGCTGCCCGCCTCCGGGGAGGGACCGGGCGGTGGGAGCGGGGTCTGTGCCCTGACCGGTGCCGGGGGAGCGGGCAAGACCGCCCTCGCCGTGCACTGGGCGCACCGGGTGCGTGACCGCTTCCCCGACGGCCAGCTCTTCGTGGACCTGCGCGGCCACTCACCGGAGGGCCCGGTGCGCCCCGTGGAGGCGCTGACCCGGTTCCTGCTGGCGTTGGGGGTGGCCGCGGAAGCCATTCCGGGGACGCCGGAGACCGCCGCCGACCTGTACCGGACACTGGCCGCCGAGCGGCGGATGCTGGTCGTCCTGGACAACGCGGCGGACGCGGAGCAGGTCCGGCCGCTGCTGCCCGGAGGGCCCGGCTGTCTGGTGCTGGTCACCAGCCGCGACCGGCTGGCCGGACTCGCCGCCCGCGACGGCGCCCGTCGGATCGGGGTGGACGTGCTCAGCCCCGCCGAATCCCGGCTCCTGCTGCATCGCACCCTCGGCGCGGCGCGCGTCGACGCCGACCCGTGGGCGGCGGCCGAACTCGCCCACGCCTGCGGGCACCTCCCCCTGGCGCTGCGGATCGCCGCCGCCAACCTCGACCACACCCCCTGGCGCACACTGGAGGAACAGGTCGCCGAACTGCGCGACGGCGACCGGCTGACCGCCCTGTCCGTCACCGGCGACGAGACCACCGCCGTACGCGGTGCCTTCGACCTCTCGTACCACGCCCTCGACGCCCCGGTCCGGCGGATGTTCCGTCTGCTGGCCCTGGTGCCCGGCCCGGAGACCGGTCTCGACGCCGCCGCGGCCGTCGCGGGCCTCGCCCCCGCGGAGGCCGCCGCGCTACTGGAACGGCTCACCGCCGCCCATCTGCTGCGGGAACACCGGGCCGGCCGGTACCGCCGCCACGACCTGGTCGCGCTGTACGCGGCCGAGCGGCTGCGCCTGGAGGAGACCGCCGAGGACCGCCACGCGGCCTCCGACGCCCTGTACACCTGGCTGCTGAACGCCACGGGCCACTGCGCCCAACTGCTGTACCCCGGCCAGGCCCCCCTGCCCCCCACCGGCACCAGCGGCCCGGACGGCGGCACTCACGGCGACGGAGGTGGTGATGGCGACGGCGGCGCCGGCCGCGGCAACGCCGTGCCCCCGCCTCGCATCCCCGACGCCGCCGCGGCGATCCGCTGGCTGGACGACGAACTGCCCAACCTCGCCGCGGCCGTCCAGCAGGCAGCCGCCGAGTGCCACCCCGCCTCCTGGCGGCTCGCCTACACCCTCGTCGGCCACTCCTGGACCCGCAAGATCGCCGTGGACTGGGCGGCCCTCGGCCGGGCCGCCCTGGACGCCGCCCGTGCCGCCGACGAGCCCGTGGCCCAGGCCGCCATGCACAACCTGCTCGGCGCCGCGAACCTCCACCAGAGCCTCCCCTATGCGGCGATCCCTCACTTCGAGCAGACGCTCGCCCTCGCCGAGGCAGGCGGCTGGCTGGAGGGTACGGCTGTGGCGCTCACCAACCTCGCCAGTGTGAACTGGCTCGTCGGCCGGCTGACACGCGGCGCGGAGTACCTGGAACGGGCCACGGAGATCGACCGGCGCAACGGCATGCCGGACGGCCACCCGGTCGTCCTGCTCACGCTCGGGATCACGCTGCGCGACCTGGGCCGCCTGACCGAGTCACTGGACCGTCTGCGGCGGGCCGAGCGTGCTCCGCGCAACCTCGACTCCCAGCACAACCGGATCCTGACCCACGCCAACCTGGGACGCACCCTGTACCTCCTCGGGGATCCCGCGCGGGCGGCGCACCACCTGACGACCGCCCTGACGATGGTCCGGGAGAGCGGCGAACAGGGCAGCGAGGCGTACGTGCTGCGGTTCCAGTCCTCCGTCCACCGCGACGCCGGTGACCTCACCACCGCCCTGGACATGGCGACGACCGCCACCCGTCTCTTCGACCAGGACGGCGAGGAGCACTACCGCGCGGACGCCCGCATCGCCCTCGGCAGCGTCCTGCTCGCCCTCGGCCGCCCCGGCGAGGCGGATGTCGTCTACCGGGAAGCGCTCAAGCTGGCCGAGGAACGCGGCGCGGACGAACTGCGGGCACGTGCCCTGCTCGGCCTGGCCGCCGTGACCAACCACCCCGACCGGGAGCAGATCTCCCGGGCGCTGGACATCGCCCGGGGTACGGATCACCTGATGGTGCAGGGCGAGGCCCTCACCGCCCTGGCCCGTGCCGAACTGCTGCACGGCGAAGCGGCCACCGCCGCCGCCCGCGCCCACGAGGCCCTCGCGGTGCACCGCGGCACCGGCTGGCGCAGGGCCCTGGCCGAGAGCCTCGACATCCTTGGCCGCGCCGTCGCCGCGACCGGCGAGGAGGACCCGGCCCTGTATCGGAAGGAGGCCCAGGACATCTTCCGCGCCCTGGGCATGACATCTCATCAGGGTTGA